A genomic window from Luteolibacter sp. LG18 includes:
- a CDS encoding HAD-IIA family hydrolase, whose amino-acid sequence MDGVIYRGNQLVPGADRFVARLRREGIPFRFLTNNSQRTRRDVALKLCRLGLEADADDVFTCAMATARFLAHQKPGGTAFVIGENGLAAALHHNGLTVVDDDADYVVVGEGRTMTFEMIERAVRLVEKGARLIATNPDATCPTDAGTRPGCGAIVAMLEKATGREAFSVGKPSGVMMRMAQNELGVRAAGTVMVGDTMETDILGGVGMGYQTVLVLSGHTKVEHLHRYAYRPDWIIESVDHMPEKLFHSVTALAGAA is encoded by the coding sequence ATGGATGGCGTGATCTATCGCGGGAACCAGTTGGTCCCCGGTGCCGATCGCTTCGTCGCCCGGCTGCGGCGGGAAGGCATCCCCTTTCGTTTTTTGACGAACAATTCGCAGCGCACGCGCCGCGATGTCGCGCTCAAGCTTTGCCGCCTCGGCCTGGAGGCCGATGCGGACGACGTCTTTACTTGTGCCATGGCGACCGCCCGGTTTCTGGCTCACCAGAAGCCGGGTGGGACGGCGTTCGTGATCGGGGAAAACGGCCTCGCCGCCGCCCTCCATCACAACGGCCTGACCGTCGTGGACGATGATGCGGACTACGTGGTGGTCGGCGAGGGCCGCACCATGACCTTCGAAATGATCGAGCGCGCCGTGCGCCTGGTGGAAAAGGGCGCGCGCCTGATCGCCACGAATCCCGACGCCACCTGCCCCACCGACGCGGGCACCCGCCCCGGTTGCGGCGCGATCGTCGCCATGCTGGAAAAGGCTACCGGCCGCGAGGCCTTCTCGGTGGGCAAGCCCAGCGGCGTGATGATGCGCATGGCGCAGAACGAACTCGGCGTCCGCGCCGCCGGCACCGTGATGGTGGGAGACACCATGGAGACGGACATCCTCGGCGGGGTCGGCATGGGCTACCAGACGGTGCTCGTGCTCAGCGGCCACACCAAGGTGGAGCACCTCCACCGCTACGCCTACCGCCCGGACTGGATCATCGAGTCCGTGGACCACATGCCTGAAAAGCTTTTCCATTCCGTCACCGCGCTCGCGGGGGCGGCCTGA
- a CDS encoding SH3 domain-containing protein produces MPAFIANADYEEKDSDPLHLQPGDEVNVGPADRAWPGWVWAEDKDGRDGYVPEEILEPLGEGRFAAMESFDPTVLKIQRGDRLESLRQIHGWHWCRNATGAEGWVAGYLLKPEA; encoded by the coding sequence ATGCCCGCTTTCATCGCCAATGCCGACTACGAGGAAAAGGACTCCGATCCGCTGCACCTGCAGCCCGGGGATGAAGTGAATGTCGGCCCCGCCGACCGCGCCTGGCCGGGCTGGGTGTGGGCGGAGGACAAGGACGGCCGCGATGGCTACGTGCCGGAGGAAATCCTCGAGCCGCTCGGCGAGGGCCGGTTCGCGGCCATGGAGAGCTTCGATCCCACGGTGCTGAAGATCCAGCGAGGCGACCGGCTGGAATCCCTGCGCCAGATCCACGGCTGGCACTGGTGTCGCAATGCCACCGGCGCGGAAGGCTGGGTGGCCGGCTACCTCCTGAAGCCGGAAGCCTGA
- a CDS encoding aspartate kinase, giving the protein MALIVQKYGGTSVGTLDRIRNVASRLKRTRDEGNQVVAVVSAMSGVTDGLLKMARDLSENPSERELDVLVSTGEQQSIALVTMALQDQGVEAASITGRQAGIFTTGSHTRGRILNIEPQMMQGYLDEGKTLVVAGFQGVTPDGQIHTLGRGGSDLTAIAISAALKADVCQILTDVDGVYTCDPRIVKNARKLPEISYDEMLEMASSGSKVMQSRSVEFAKKFGVVFEVRSSLNDNPGTLVLEEHPDMENVVIRGVSIERSQARVTITGIPDEPGMSGTILGALGDAEINLDMIVSNIAHDGYARHSFTMHSNDLAKAQAALKPVLAALSADAKIETDVGIAKLSAVGIGMRSHSGVASTMFKALGDAGINIGMISTSEIKIAVTVDETRIEDAARAVHDAFELDKEPVR; this is encoded by the coding sequence ATGGCCCTCATTGTCCAGAAATACGGCGGCACGTCCGTCGGCACCCTCGACCGCATCCGCAACGTCGCTTCGCGCCTCAAACGCACCCGCGACGAGGGCAACCAGGTGGTCGCCGTGGTTTCCGCCATGTCCGGCGTGACCGACGGCCTGCTGAAAATGGCCCGCGACCTCTCCGAGAACCCGTCCGAGCGCGAGCTGGACGTGCTGGTCTCCACCGGCGAGCAGCAATCGATCGCCCTCGTCACCATGGCCCTCCAGGACCAGGGAGTGGAGGCCGCCTCGATCACCGGCCGCCAGGCCGGCATCTTCACCACCGGCTCCCACACCCGCGGCCGCATCCTCAACATCGAGCCGCAGATGATGCAGGGCTACCTCGACGAGGGGAAGACGCTCGTGGTGGCCGGCTTCCAGGGCGTGACCCCGGACGGCCAAATCCACACCCTCGGCCGTGGCGGCTCCGACCTCACCGCCATCGCCATCTCCGCCGCCCTGAAGGCGGATGTCTGCCAGATCCTCACCGACGTGGACGGCGTCTACACCTGCGATCCCCGCATCGTGAAGAACGCCCGCAAGCTGCCTGAAATCTCCTACGACGAAATGCTGGAAATGGCCTCGTCCGGATCGAAGGTGATGCAGTCCCGCTCGGTCGAGTTCGCCAAGAAATTCGGAGTCGTTTTCGAAGTCCGATCCTCACTCAATGACAACCCGGGCACGCTGGTGCTCGAAGAACATCCCGACATGGAAAACGTCGTCATCCGCGGAGTCTCCATCGAACGCTCCCAAGCCCGCGTCACCATCACCGGCATCCCGGACGAACCCGGCATGTCCGGCACGATCCTCGGCGCCCTCGGCGATGCCGAGATCAACCTCGACATGATCGTCTCGAACATCGCGCACGACGGCTACGCCCGCCACTCGTTCACGATGCACTCGAACGACCTGGCCAAGGCCCAGGCCGCCCTGAAGCCGGTGCTCGCCGCGCTTTCCGCGGATGCGAAGATCGAGACCGACGTGGGTATCGCCAAGCTTTCCGCCGTGGGCATCGGCATGCGCTCCCACTCCGGCGTGGCCTCCACCATGTTCAAGGCCCTCGGCGACGCCGGCATCAACATCGGCATGATCTCCACCTCCGAGATCAAGATCGCCGTGACCGTCGATGAGACCCGCATCGAGGACGCCGCCCGCGCCGTCCACGACGCGTTCGAACTCGACAAGGAACCGGTCCGCTGA
- a CDS encoding TlpA disulfide reductase family protein: MKKALVCLSLLFAVSGSGLAKEKKDAAPVPNASVDQVQWGTQANDVAFDKAQLKGKVVVVEEWGVNCAPCIASLPELAKMAKSYEKAGLVVVGLERQGSTKEAINKVLDAAKVKYPVLSGGSSPAPSSGIPHASVFNAEGKLTWHGNPHDEDFEKEVKKALRDAKAGAKADSKL, from the coding sequence ATGAAGAAAGCCCTCGTTTGCCTCAGCCTGCTGTTCGCCGTCTCCGGTTCCGGATTGGCGAAGGAGAAGAAGGACGCCGCGCCGGTGCCGAACGCCTCCGTGGACCAGGTCCAGTGGGGCACCCAGGCCAACGACGTGGCCTTCGACAAGGCCCAGCTCAAGGGCAAGGTCGTGGTGGTCGAGGAATGGGGCGTCAACTGCGCGCCCTGCATCGCCAGCCTGCCGGAACTCGCCAAGATGGCGAAGAGCTACGAGAAGGCCGGCCTGGTGGTCGTGGGCCTGGAGCGCCAGGGCAGCACCAAGGAAGCCATCAACAAGGTGCTCGACGCGGCCAAGGTGAAGTATCCCGTCCTCTCCGGCGGCTCCTCACCCGCCCCCAGCTCCGGCATCCCGCACGCCTCGGTCTTCAATGCCGAAGGCAAGCTGACCTGGCACGGCAACCCGCACGACGAGGATTTCGAAAAAGAGGTCAAGAAGGCCCTCCGCGACGCCAAGGCCGGTGCCAAGGCCGACTCCAAACTTTAA
- a CDS encoding sulfatase codes for MSFRITSALWLATASLLAAAPKPNVLFIAVDDLRPWLGCYDPGLKISPNIDKLAATGRIFTRHYVQVPTCGASRCALMFGRRAGHLAGDGGNEAALKTAAKQPVPALPALFKANGYQTISVGKVTHYPGNHTGKDWVAGAEELPGAWDVASMPCGPWQTPEAAMHGYAGGIARSAMAGKPVTQQAEGDDKTYPDGWIAEEAIARLKAAAAADKPFFLAAGFIKPHLPFAAPKSYYEELAHIDPPSPKVTTKPGFPTTWHNSNEFRGYTANAGDPFQSPAAAVEYRRAYLACIRYTDAQVGKLLAALDASPAAGNTLVVLWGDHGWLLGEHGVWGKHCLFEEGLRSPLIIRAPGQTQPGAKTEAVVETVDLYPTLASYAGLPLPDQLEGRSLKPQLDEPKTPSGRPALAAWESFRSIRDERFHLVVSSKNPGHVELYDHQGDPGEAVNVAADHPAEVAGLRAKLEASSQR; via the coding sequence ATGTCTTTCCGGATCACCTCCGCCCTGTGGTTGGCCACGGCCAGCCTACTCGCCGCCGCGCCGAAGCCGAACGTGCTGTTCATCGCCGTGGATGACCTGCGGCCCTGGCTGGGCTGCTATGATCCGGGGCTGAAGATCTCTCCGAACATCGACAAGCTGGCCGCCACCGGCCGCATCTTCACCCGGCACTACGTGCAAGTGCCGACCTGCGGGGCCTCCCGCTGCGCGCTGATGTTTGGCCGTCGGGCGGGCCACCTGGCAGGCGACGGGGGCAACGAGGCGGCGCTCAAGACCGCCGCGAAGCAGCCGGTCCCGGCCCTGCCCGCGCTTTTCAAGGCGAACGGTTACCAAACGATCTCGGTGGGCAAGGTCACCCACTATCCCGGCAACCACACGGGCAAGGACTGGGTGGCTGGGGCGGAGGAATTGCCCGGAGCTTGGGACGTGGCCTCCATGCCCTGCGGCCCATGGCAGACCCCGGAGGCCGCCATGCACGGCTACGCCGGGGGCATCGCCCGCTCCGCCATGGCCGGGAAACCCGTCACCCAGCAGGCGGAGGGCGATGACAAGACCTACCCCGATGGCTGGATCGCGGAGGAAGCCATCGCCCGGCTGAAGGCGGCCGCCGCCGCGGACAAGCCGTTCTTCCTCGCCGCGGGATTCATCAAACCGCACCTGCCTTTCGCCGCGCCCAAGTCGTATTATGAGGAACTGGCGCACATCGATCCACCGTCGCCCAAGGTCACCACCAAGCCCGGCTTCCCCACCACCTGGCACAATAGCAACGAGTTCCGCGGTTATACCGCCAATGCCGGGGACCCCTTCCAATCGCCCGCCGCTGCGGTGGAATACCGCCGGGCCTACCTCGCCTGCATCCGCTACACCGATGCCCAGGTGGGCAAGCTGCTGGCCGCGCTGGATGCGTCGCCCGCCGCGGGCAACACCCTCGTCGTCCTGTGGGGCGACCACGGCTGGCTGCTCGGCGAGCACGGCGTGTGGGGCAAGCACTGCCTGTTCGAGGAAGGCCTGCGGTCCCCGCTCATCATCCGCGCGCCGGGGCAGACGCAACCCGGGGCGAAAACCGAGGCCGTGGTCGAAACGGTGGATCTCTATCCGACTCTCGCCAGCTATGCGGGCCTGCCATTACCGGACCAACTGGAGGGCCGCTCGCTCAAGCCACAACTCGACGAGCCGAAAACGCCATCGGGACGACCGGCCCTGGCGGCGTGGGAAAGCTTCCGCTCGATCCGCGACGAACGCTTCCATCTGGTGGTCTCCTCGAAGAACCCGGGACACGTGGAACTCTACGACCACCAGGGCGATCCCGGCGAAGCGGTCAACGTCGCCGCGGATCACCCCGCCGAGGTGGCGGGGCTCCGAGCCAAGCTGGAAGCCAGCTCTCAGCGGTAG
- the tadA gene encoding tRNA adenosine(34) deaminase TadA produces the protein MDESPIIDLQSDAFFMGQALREARKAYQATEVPIGAVVVREGKVIARAWNQVETLKDATAHAEMLALTAAQQALGDWRLEKCTLYVTKEPCPMCAGAIVHCRPERVVFGCPDAKAGAAGGWINLLESNPPLNHRCDITSGVMGDECLALLQGFFREAREKKKAERLGLNLPPIPEIGE, from the coding sequence GTGGACGAGAGCCCGATCATCGATTTGCAAAGCGACGCCTTCTTCATGGGCCAGGCCCTGCGCGAAGCGCGGAAGGCCTATCAGGCCACGGAAGTGCCGATCGGCGCGGTGGTCGTGCGCGAAGGCAAGGTGATCGCCCGCGCCTGGAACCAGGTGGAAACGCTGAAGGACGCCACCGCCCACGCCGAGATGCTGGCCCTCACCGCCGCCCAACAGGCGCTGGGGGACTGGCGGCTGGAGAAATGCACGCTCTACGTGACGAAGGAACCCTGCCCGATGTGCGCCGGGGCCATCGTCCACTGCCGCCCGGAACGCGTCGTCTTCGGCTGCCCGGACGCCAAGGCCGGGGCTGCCGGCGGCTGGATCAACCTGCTGGAATCGAACCCGCCGCTCAACCACCGCTGCGACATCACCTCTGGAGTGATGGGGGACGAATGCCTGGCCCTGCTCCAGGGGTTCTTCCGCGAAGCGCGGGAGAAGAAGAAGGCGGAGCGGCTGGGGCTCAACCTTCCCCCTATTCCGGAGATCGGCGAGTAA
- the holA gene encoding DNA polymerase III subunit delta has product MAAKAKSSGGGNVFVVAGTDEGLVKERALELYREMTGGVDDGFTHETIDGVADNSDKAHEICGSTIQALQTLPMFGGDKVVWLRNASFLSDDVTGRSERTLSGVEALRKVLEAGLADGVKFLVTASAPDKRRAFWKFLEKVADVQVHDRIDTSREGWQDQVARLVDDRARELGLRFESDALALFVMLAGEATQQIGNELEKLDLYLGERRTVTEQDVFTMVPLSRAGIVFEIGNALQKGDAARAIALIDQQLEQGDSAIAIIRASIIPTVRNLFMAKVVGDTMKVPTNNYQSFSGALDRLPEIERAWLPQKKTGGVNVYPVFLALRGAAAFTLDGLRTAMEATLKADQALVTTGLDHRLVLHRLIAEITATRPQKRMAGRS; this is encoded by the coding sequence GTGGCAGCGAAAGCGAAATCCTCCGGTGGCGGCAACGTGTTCGTCGTGGCGGGCACCGACGAGGGGCTCGTGAAGGAGCGTGCCCTGGAGCTCTACCGCGAGATGACCGGCGGGGTGGACGATGGCTTCACCCACGAGACCATCGACGGGGTGGCCGACAATTCCGACAAGGCCCACGAGATCTGCGGCTCCACCATCCAGGCGCTGCAAACGCTGCCGATGTTCGGCGGCGACAAGGTGGTGTGGCTGCGCAACGCCAGCTTCCTCTCCGACGACGTCACCGGCCGGTCCGAGCGCACGCTTTCCGGCGTGGAGGCGCTGCGGAAGGTGCTGGAGGCCGGACTCGCGGACGGGGTGAAGTTCCTCGTCACCGCCAGCGCGCCGGACAAGCGCCGGGCGTTCTGGAAGTTTCTCGAAAAAGTCGCCGACGTGCAGGTGCACGACCGCATCGACACCAGCCGCGAAGGCTGGCAGGACCAAGTGGCGCGGCTGGTCGACGACCGCGCCCGCGAGCTGGGGCTGCGCTTTGAATCCGACGCGCTGGCGCTGTTCGTGATGCTGGCGGGCGAGGCCACCCAGCAGATCGGCAACGAGCTGGAGAAGCTCGACCTCTACCTCGGCGAGCGCCGCACGGTGACCGAGCAGGACGTGTTCACGATGGTGCCGCTGAGCCGCGCCGGGATCGTGTTCGAGATCGGCAACGCGCTCCAGAAGGGCGACGCCGCCCGTGCGATCGCCCTGATCGACCAGCAGCTCGAACAGGGGGACAGCGCGATCGCCATCATCCGCGCCTCGATCATCCCCACGGTGCGGAACCTGTTCATGGCGAAGGTGGTGGGGGACACTATGAAGGTCCCGACCAACAACTACCAATCGTTCTCCGGAGCCCTCGACCGGCTGCCGGAAATCGAGCGCGCCTGGTTGCCGCAGAAGAAAACCGGCGGCGTGAACGTCTATCCCGTCTTCCTCGCCCTGCGCGGGGCCGCGGCCTTCACCCTGGACGGCCTGCGGACGGCGATGGAGGCCACGCTCAAGGCGGACCAGGCGCTGGTCACCACCGGCCTCGACCACCGGCTGGTCCTGCACCGCCTGATCGCGGAGATCACGGCGACCCGCCCCCAGAAGCGGATGGCGGGGAGGAGTTGA
- a CDS encoding citrate synthase — protein MTTTYAKGLEGVIANESALSNVEGAEGRLSYLGYGIDTLVENCSFEEVTYLLHNGRLPKQSELDALEKRLRSDRELPAGVIDFLKAAPKDASPMDVLRTAVSMLGLYDARVSIGEPDIAKDSEIALSLVAKTPVIVAAYHRFRQGLELPPVREDLSEAAHFLYLITGEAPSEAATRTLDVAYTLHADHGMNASTFSARVTIATLSDFYSAITSAIGTLKGPLHGGANEGVIHMLQEIGSLDKVDDYVAGKMARKEKIMGIGHRVYKVLDPRAPHLRKLAIQLTEELGEPKWIQMSERIATIMREQKNLNANVDFYSATVYYSLGIPTDLFTPIFAIARTAGWTAQVLEQLRDNRLYRPLTLYTGPVELKEVEPIAER, from the coding sequence ATGACCACCACCTACGCAAAAGGCCTGGAAGGCGTCATCGCCAACGAATCCGCCCTCAGCAACGTGGAAGGCGCGGAAGGCCGCCTCAGCTATCTCGGCTACGGGATCGATACCCTCGTGGAGAATTGCTCGTTCGAAGAGGTCACCTATCTGCTCCATAACGGCCGCCTGCCGAAACAGTCCGAGCTGGACGCGCTGGAGAAACGCCTCCGTTCCGACCGCGAGCTGCCCGCCGGGGTGATCGATTTCCTCAAGGCCGCTCCGAAGGACGCCTCGCCGATGGATGTGCTCCGCACCGCCGTTTCGATGCTGGGTCTCTATGACGCCCGCGTCAGCATCGGTGAGCCGGACATCGCGAAGGACTCCGAGATCGCCCTCTCGCTGGTCGCGAAGACCCCGGTGATCGTCGCCGCCTACCACCGCTTCCGCCAGGGGCTGGAGCTGCCGCCGGTCCGCGAGGACCTCTCCGAGGCCGCCCACTTCCTCTACCTCATCACCGGTGAAGCCCCGTCCGAGGCTGCCACCCGCACGCTCGACGTGGCCTACACCCTCCACGCCGACCACGGCATGAACGCTTCCACGTTCTCCGCCCGCGTCACCATCGCCACCCTTTCCGACTTCTACTCCGCCATCACTTCCGCCATCGGCACCCTCAAGGGGCCGCTTCACGGCGGGGCCAACGAGGGCGTGATCCACATGCTCCAGGAGATCGGAAGCCTCGACAAGGTGGACGACTACGTGGCCGGCAAGATGGCCCGTAAGGAAAAGATCATGGGCATCGGCCACCGCGTCTACAAGGTGCTCGATCCCCGCGCCCCGCACCTCCGCAAGCTGGCGATCCAGCTCACCGAGGAGCTTGGCGAGCCGAAGTGGATCCAGATGTCCGAGCGCATCGCCACGATCATGCGCGAGCAGAAGAACCTGAACGCCAACGTCGATTTCTACTCGGCCACCGTTTACTACTCGCTGGGCATCCCGACCGACCTGTTCACGCCGATCTTCGCCATCGCCCGCACCGCCGGCTGGACCGCCCAAGTGCTCGAGCAGCTCCGCGACAACCGCCTCTACCGCCCGCTCACCCTCTACACCGGTCCGGTGGAACTGAAGGAAGTCGAGCCGATCGCGGAGCGGTAA
- the tsaB gene encoding tRNA (adenosine(37)-N6)-threonylcarbamoyltransferase complex dimerization subunit type 1 TsaB, with translation MPGSYTLVFETSAPTASLLLAGPDGVVAERAFCSDRSHNAVLFGPLSEVLNGLPPTSIGRVLVGSGPGSYSGTRVGIAAAQGIALAAGCPAVAVPSILAAPSAANGNAWVVGDARRGSFWISRIEEGRITREPELIDGADFARELAGIPAVTFETAARDPFPAGLEITREIPTARLLWDAWQRSPESERARWAADSPQPLYLRPPHITESKRPWAGRL, from the coding sequence GTGCCCGGCTCCTACACGCTCGTTTTCGAAACCTCCGCTCCCACCGCCTCGCTGCTGCTGGCCGGTCCCGATGGCGTGGTGGCGGAACGGGCATTCTGCAGCGACCGCAGCCACAACGCGGTGCTTTTCGGCCCGCTTTCCGAGGTTCTGAACGGCCTGCCGCCCACCTCGATCGGGCGGGTGCTGGTGGGTAGCGGCCCCGGCAGCTACAGCGGCACGCGGGTCGGCATCGCCGCGGCCCAAGGAATCGCCCTCGCCGCGGGTTGCCCGGCGGTGGCCGTGCCGTCCATTCTCGCCGCCCCCTCGGCGGCCAATGGCAATGCCTGGGTGGTGGGGGACGCCCGCCGCGGCAGCTTCTGGATCTCCCGGATCGAGGAGGGTCGGATCACCCGTGAGCCGGAATTGATCGATGGCGCGGATTTTGCCCGCGAACTAGCCGGGATCCCCGCCGTGACCTTCGAAACCGCCGCCCGCGATCCCTTCCCGGCCGGGTTGGAGATCACCCGCGAAATCCCGACCGCCCGCCTGCTGTGGGACGCCTGGCAGCGTTCGCCGGAAAGCGAACGCGCCCGCTGGGCCGCGGACAGCCCGCAGCCGCTCTACCTGCGCCCGCCGCACATCACGGAATCGAAGCGTCCGTGGGCGGGGCGCCTCTAA
- a CDS encoding ABC transporter ATP-binding protein: MISLRALTKRFGPQTAVDALTFDIPAGQIVGLLGPNGAGKSTTLKMLTGMLVPTSGTAAICGHDLIAEPMAVKQRVGFVPDSGAVFESLSGLEYLEMIAALYGIPAAAARERIRQFITFFDLGFDTLTDKLLGAYSKGMRRKVVITAALLHNPEVVFFDEPLDGLDANAAVGFKALIQTLAKEGKTIVYSSHILDVVERVCDRVIIIDKGVVKVDGAPAELVATHHARSLEHLFTDLTGGSDLERKAEDFAKTFRA, encoded by the coding sequence ATGATCTCGCTGCGAGCGCTCACGAAACGGTTCGGCCCCCAGACCGCGGTCGATGCCCTGACCTTCGACATCCCGGCCGGACAGATCGTGGGCCTGCTGGGACCGAACGGCGCGGGGAAATCAACCACCCTGAAGATGCTCACCGGCATGCTGGTGCCCACCTCGGGCACGGCGGCGATCTGCGGCCATGACCTGATCGCCGAGCCGATGGCGGTGAAGCAGCGGGTCGGGTTCGTGCCGGATTCCGGCGCGGTGTTCGAGTCCCTCAGCGGGCTGGAGTATCTGGAAATGATCGCGGCGCTCTACGGCATCCCGGCGGCAGCGGCGCGCGAGCGGATCCGCCAGTTCATCACCTTCTTCGACCTCGGCTTCGACACCCTGACCGACAAGCTGCTCGGCGCGTATTCGAAAGGCATGCGCCGCAAGGTGGTGATCACCGCCGCGCTGCTGCACAATCCCGAGGTGGTGTTCTTCGATGAACCGCTCGACGGCCTCGACGCCAACGCGGCGGTCGGGTTCAAGGCGCTCATCCAAACGCTGGCGAAGGAGGGCAAGACGATCGTCTACAGCTCCCACATTCTCGACGTGGTGGAGCGTGTCTGCGACCGCGTCATCATCATCGACAAGGGCGTGGTGAAGGTGGACGGCGCTCCCGCGGAGTTGGTGGCCACCCATCACGCGCGCTCGCTGGAACATCTCTTCACGGACCTCACCGGCGGCAGCGACCTGGAGCGGAAGGCCGAGGACTTCGCGAAAACCTTCCGCGCATGA